Proteins encoded within one genomic window of Phototrophicus methaneseepsis:
- a CDS encoding N-acyl homoserine lactonase family protein has product MSEGCYLVQTSAGQNILIDSGSPATHASQSDTSPVRQGKNVVMHLADLGLQPGDIQTVICTHFDIDHVGYHSHFLHADFVVQQEQHVSAFGGYPRYAVSSPYWDLPMIQFHIVDGDVDLLPGFKLLHTPGHAPGHQSILLQLPSTGSVLLTVDAIMMKRLFTPDRIAWPMDDNQDELRASTRKLQTIVDQEGVELVIFGHDGDQWRTLKKAPDFYD; this is encoded by the coding sequence ATGTCAGAAGGTTGTTATCTGGTTCAGACCAGTGCTGGACAGAACATCCTAATCGACAGCGGATCTCCTGCCACCCATGCCTCACAATCAGACACATCGCCAGTCAGACAAGGGAAAAATGTCGTGATGCATTTGGCTGATCTGGGACTACAGCCGGGTGATATTCAAACAGTTATTTGTACACACTTTGACATCGATCATGTCGGCTATCATTCTCATTTTCTTCATGCTGATTTTGTTGTCCAGCAAGAACAACACGTTAGTGCGTTTGGCGGATATCCACGTTATGCCGTTTCCTCTCCCTACTGGGATCTACCAATGATACAGTTTCATATTGTTGATGGTGACGTCGATCTATTACCCGGATTCAAGCTACTCCATACACCCGGTCATGCTCCGGGACATCAGTCGATATTGCTACAACTACCTAGTACAGGTTCAGTACTCTTAACAGTTGATGCCATCATGATGAAACGATTATTCACCCCTGATCGAATTGCGTGGCCGATGGATGACAATCAGGATGAATTACGAGCTAGTACACGAAAACTGCAAACAATTGTAGACCAGGAAGGTGTGGAATTGGTGATCTTCGGGCATGATGGCGATCAATGGCGCACTCTGAAAAAAGCCCCCGACTTCTACGACTAG
- a CDS encoding tetratricopeptide repeat protein — MKTKTPVVRQTSWLLAIPQFVILGLLVVTSVLIFGEEYGVLSAAFGAVIYLTYSYVSRFLLLRHHRQGRKLTDQKNYEEAIQAFKLSYDFFSKYSWVDRFRYLTMMTPSHQTFREMALINIAYCYGQLGEKDQTKAYYERTLREFPESVMAQVALEFIQTIETTS, encoded by the coding sequence GTGAAAACCAAAACCCCAGTGGTACGTCAAACATCTTGGTTGTTAGCGATCCCTCAGTTCGTCATCTTGGGCTTACTTGTCGTCACAAGTGTGTTGATTTTTGGGGAAGAATACGGGGTATTGTCAGCGGCGTTTGGTGCCGTGATCTATCTCACGTACTCATATGTTTCCCGTTTTTTGTTGCTAAGACATCATCGTCAGGGGCGCAAACTCACAGACCAGAAAAACTACGAGGAAGCCATTCAAGCATTCAAACTAAGCTATGATTTCTTCTCCAAGTATTCATGGGTTGATCGCTTTCGCTATCTAACGATGATGACACCTAGCCACCAGACATTTCGTGAAATGGCTCTGATCAACATCGCATACTGTTATGGTCAGCTTGGTGAGAAAGATCAGACCAAAGCCTACTATGAGCGTACGCTGCGAGAATTTCCTGAAAGCGTTATGGCACAGGTAGCATTAGAGTTCATTCAGACGATAGAAACTACATCCTAG
- a CDS encoding SUMF1/EgtB/PvdO family nonheme iron enzyme: MGHIFISYSKKNSDYAFALAVFLQDKGFNIWIDRIGIEYGVDWWDAIVDGLNNCSAFIVVMTPESRQSSWVKREVFLALQKLDHKKAIFPLLLDGDNWELFVTTQFADVRDGSLPDGNFLKRVAQHVTPKGKGVNQSSLTPEKQAVQPSTSSVPRFDMVQAIADFGRAFRAQKWSEAINILGRIRASGEDPRPFNPDDFEQKVQAAIAEEQHQREQAEHETECQRLYGRVQTMAEYADATTMWAELQTVWQICPDYDPDDIAARVRPQHADSLLHEGDRVRAENRPPQRARAIATADAVRAIIGDPFEWCDVTVGEFIYGTGETQQRLTLPAFAIAKYPITYNQFQVFVNEQEGLNDRRWWEGLAGLSPIQPPQQKWQISDHPRENVRWYDAIAFCRWLSWRLGGPYDLEQVGEWPVRLPTEYEWEKAARGTEGRVYPYGNTFYSDKSNTFRWHRIFSNSTTPVTRYPQGASPYGVLDMSGNVSEWCLTAYDYPVVKAEDENMSSDSSRVIRGGSWFRGPDHARAVVRYYKLSPDFKNEEIGFRVMRP, from the coding sequence ATGGGCCACATATTCATTAGCTACAGCAAGAAGAACAGCGACTATGCCTTTGCACTAGCGGTTTTTTTGCAGGACAAGGGCTTCAACATCTGGATTGACCGTATCGGCATTGAGTACGGCGTAGACTGGTGGGACGCCATTGTCGATGGTCTGAACAACTGTAGTGCGTTTATTGTCGTCATGACTCCGGAATCGCGCCAGTCATCCTGGGTGAAGCGTGAGGTCTTTCTTGCACTACAGAAACTCGATCACAAGAAGGCAATTTTTCCACTCCTTCTTGACGGCGATAACTGGGAGCTGTTTGTCACAACGCAATTTGCCGATGTACGCGATGGATCGCTGCCCGATGGCAATTTCCTCAAACGAGTGGCGCAGCATGTGACACCGAAGGGCAAAGGCGTGAATCAATCCAGCCTGACACCGGAGAAGCAGGCAGTACAGCCATCGACTTCGTCTGTTCCGCGCTTTGATATGGTCCAAGCCATAGCCGATTTTGGTCGCGCCTTCCGGGCGCAAAAATGGTCCGAGGCAATCAACATTCTGGGGCGCATTCGCGCTTCCGGCGAAGACCCGAGACCCTTCAACCCTGATGACTTTGAGCAGAAGGTCCAGGCGGCGATTGCCGAAGAACAGCACCAGCGCGAACAGGCCGAACACGAAACCGAATGCCAGCGCTTATACGGACGGGTGCAAACCATGGCCGAGTACGCAGACGCGACAACGATGTGGGCCGAGCTGCAAACCGTGTGGCAAATCTGCCCCGATTACGATCCCGATGATATCGCCGCCCGCGTACGTCCTCAGCACGCAGACTCTCTACTCCATGAGGGAGACAGGGTGAGGGCTGAAAATCGTCCCCCGCAGCGGGCGAGAGCCATTGCCACCGCCGACGCCGTGCGTGCCATCATTGGTGACCCCTTCGAGTGGTGCGATGTGACGGTCGGGGAATTTATCTATGGCACAGGTGAAACGCAGCAGAGACTGACCTTACCTGCCTTTGCTATTGCCAAATATCCGATTACCTACAATCAGTTTCAGGTCTTTGTCAATGAGCAAGAAGGTCTCAACGATCGGCGTTGGTGGGAAGGCTTGGCTGGTCTTAGTCCGATTCAGCCTCCTCAGCAAAAATGGCAAATCTCTGACCATCCCCGTGAAAATGTGAGATGGTATGATGCTATCGCCTTCTGCCGCTGGCTATCATGGCGATTGGGCGGTCCGTATGATCTGGAACAAGTTGGCGAATGGCCGGTGCGGTTGCCGACTGAATACGAGTGGGAAAAAGCAGCGCGGGGAACTGAAGGACGTGTGTACCCTTATGGAAATACATTTTACTCGGATAAGAGTAATACATTTCGTTGGCATCGGATATTTTCCAATTCAACAACTCCAGTTACCCGATATCCACAGGGGGCTTCACCCTATGGCGTGCTGGATATGAGTGGAAATGTCTCGGAGTGGTGTCTGACAGCGTACGATTATCCGGTAGTCAAGGCTGAGGATGAGAACATGAGTTCTGACAGTTCGCGCGTTATTCGCGGTGGCAGCTGGTTTAGGGGACCAGATCATGCTCGCGCAGTTGTTCGCTATTACAAACTATCTCCTGATTTTAAGAACGAAGAAATTGGCTTCCGTGTTATGCGTCCGTAA
- a CDS encoding GNAT family N-acetyltransferase has translation MDDKIQIRPLHAEDRAFLNEALYYAIFVPPEATSPPKTIVQQPDLVRYIEGFGTWDGDLGILAVSDMIPVGAAWARFVRGYGFVDENIPELSISIIPGYRGGGIGTTMLQALFAQLKGKAQQVSLSVNLANPAYYLYKRLGFEVVATDGNSVIMLRNL, from the coding sequence ATGGACGATAAAATACAGATTCGCCCACTCCATGCAGAAGATAGAGCTTTTCTAAATGAGGCGCTTTACTATGCGATCTTTGTTCCTCCCGAAGCTACTTCACCACCAAAAACGATCGTTCAACAGCCTGACCTAGTTCGCTATATTGAAGGCTTCGGCACATGGGACGGCGATCTGGGTATTCTTGCTGTAAGCGACATGATCCCTGTTGGGGCTGCGTGGGCGCGTTTTGTACGAGGTTATGGGTTTGTTGATGAAAATATCCCCGAACTTAGTATCTCTATCATTCCCGGTTACCGTGGTGGAGGAATAGGTACGACCATGTTGCAAGCATTGTTTGCTCAACTTAAAGGGAAAGCACAGCAAGTGAGTTTGAGCGTAAATCTAGCAAATCCGGCGTACTATCTTTACAAACGTCTGGGCTTTGAAGTGGTCGCAACGGATGGAAATAGTGTCATCATGCTTCGTAACCTATGA